CACCTTGCCGCAGCATCGCACCGCAACACTTGTTGGCTTCACAGCAACTCTTCATGATGACGATGACATCGCACCATCGCCGTTGTGTCCCGCACGTCTCGCGCGCACCTGACGCGCCCAACGATGCCGACCGCATtagtgcgtcccgcacgtcccacGCGCATCgaacgcgcccgacgagcccgactgcACCAGACGTCGTGGACCCGACACGCCCGgcgcgcgcccatacacgcgcccgACGCGACAAGCTCGTCGCCATGGTTGCTGCCGCCCGACGCCATCGTGTCCTTCCAGCACGAGCCGCCGCAGATGCCGTGCAACGCGGCCACTTCGCCGGCCGCTGTGGCGCACTGCCGCCGATGCAACTACCGCCGCGTTGCGCCCCATCGTGCGCCACTCGTTGCCGCTGCCGAAACCCGCAGCTCCATGCGCCGCCACACCGTGTCTCCGTGCCACGCGCCTCCACGGTTGTCGCGTCGAGCCGTCGCGAcctctgcgccaccacgcaggtccttcGTCTCCACGACCGCCGTGCCCTTCGTGCGCACGACATCACACCGCGTAGCCGTGGACTCGCCGCGCGTTGCCGTCG
This DNA window, taken from Triticum aestivum cultivar Chinese Spring chromosome 1D, IWGSC CS RefSeq v2.1, whole genome shotgun sequence, encodes the following:
- the LOC123177500 gene encoding uncharacterized protein, with protein sequence MSCARRARRSWRRRTCVVAQRSRRLDATTVEARGTETRCGGAWSCGFRQRQRVAHDGAQRGGSCIGGSAPQRPAKWPRCTASAAARAGRTRWRRAAATMATSLSRRARVWARAGRVGSTTSGAVGLVGRVRCAWDVRDALMRSASLGASGARETCGTQRRWCDVIVIMKSCCEANKCCGAMLRQGASVRRYDGVGGGEMELWRCEGVINHAVKLLHTYGKKDACTTTRTSALTLLNLSIRDQTKRGE